A region from the Actinoplanes sp. OR16 genome encodes:
- a CDS encoding PHB depolymerase family esterase encodes MTRHWRTLLASLAAVLAGLVATTTLLPASPAAAATLTEVTGFGTNPTGIRMHLYVPDRLPAKPAVLVAVHYCTGSGPAFYSGTEFKSLADQYGFIVIYPSTVRTGNCWDVSSAGALTHNGNSDPVGITSMVRYVQQRYATDTARTYVTGASSGAMMTNVLLADYPDVFAAGAAFMGVPDTCFQATAGNPADPGQQAGWNSACANGQVIKTAAQWGDAVRNSYPGYSGPRPRMQLWHGVTDTTLHYNNFGEEIKQWTNVLGVSQTPVKTDTPQSGWTRTWYGNASAQPPVQAISIAGVGHSLPLAGQAKMAISFFGLDGTVVSPSPSPSSPSPSPSTSPSTSPSPSTPPSSSPPPVPGGCTAAISLNSWTGGYVATVTVTAGTTPLNGWTVGTTLPSGSAVTNTWSATASGTTGAPTFTNVSYNGTVAPGATTQFGFQGTGTGPSTATCTAR; translated from the coding sequence ATGACAAGACACTGGCGTACGCTGCTGGCCTCGCTGGCCGCGGTCCTCGCCGGCCTGGTGGCCACCACCACGCTCCTCCCGGCGTCCCCCGCCGCCGCGGCCACGCTGACCGAGGTCACCGGTTTCGGCACGAACCCCACCGGCATCCGGATGCACCTCTACGTCCCCGATCGGCTGCCCGCCAAGCCGGCGGTGCTGGTGGCCGTGCACTACTGCACCGGCTCCGGCCCGGCGTTCTACTCCGGCACCGAGTTCAAATCGCTGGCCGACCAGTACGGCTTCATCGTCATCTACCCGTCGACGGTGCGTACCGGGAACTGCTGGGATGTCTCCTCGGCGGGCGCGCTCACCCACAACGGCAACAGCGACCCGGTCGGCATCACCTCGATGGTGCGGTACGTGCAGCAGAGGTACGCCACCGACACGGCACGGACCTATGTCACCGGCGCCTCGTCCGGCGCGATGATGACCAACGTGTTGCTCGCCGACTACCCGGACGTGTTCGCCGCCGGCGCCGCGTTCATGGGCGTGCCGGACACCTGCTTCCAGGCGACCGCGGGCAACCCCGCCGACCCCGGTCAGCAGGCCGGATGGAACAGCGCGTGCGCTAACGGCCAGGTCATCAAGACCGCTGCCCAGTGGGGTGACGCGGTACGCAACTCGTACCCCGGCTATTCCGGCCCCCGCCCGCGCATGCAGCTGTGGCACGGCGTCACGGACACGACGCTGCACTACAACAACTTCGGCGAAGAGATCAAGCAGTGGACCAACGTGCTCGGCGTCAGCCAGACACCGGTCAAGACCGACACGCCGCAGTCCGGCTGGACCCGCACCTGGTACGGCAACGCCTCGGCACAGCCGCCCGTCCAGGCCATCAGCATCGCGGGCGTCGGCCACTCGCTCCCGCTGGCAGGTCAGGCCAAGATGGCGATCAGCTTCTTCGGCCTGGACGGCACCGTCGTCTCGCCGTCCCCGTCACCGTCCTCACCGTCACCCTCCCCCTCGACCTCTCCCTCGACCTCTCCCTCCCCCTCGACCCCGCCCTCGTCGTCACCGCCGCCGGTCCCGGGCGGCTGCACCGCCGCGATCTCACTGAACTCCTGGACCGGCGGCTACGTCGCCACCGTCACGGTCACCGCCGGCACCACACCGCTCAACGGCTGGACCGTCGGCACCACCCTGCCCTCGGGCTCCGCCGTCACCAACACATGGAGCGCAACAGCGAGTGGTACGACCGGCGCGCCGACCTTCACGAACGTGAGCTACAACGGCACTGTCGCACCCGGCGCCACCACCCAGTTCGGCTTCCAGGGCACCGGAACCGGCCCGTCCACCGCCACCTGCACCGCCCGCTGA
- a CDS encoding S1 RNA-binding domain-containing protein — MPGSPKRGTVVRGTVSEIHNFGVFVRLEGEPADLPGSGFMRIPELSWEYFDDPADVHPWAGAAFTESLAGRSTRAVR; from the coding sequence CTGCCGGGCTCGCCGAAGCGCGGCACCGTTGTGCGCGGAACCGTCTCAGAGATCCACAACTTCGGCGTCTTCGTACGCCTCGAAGGGGAACCGGCCGACCTGCCTGGTTCCGGATTCATGCGGATTCCGGAGCTGAGCTGGGAGTACTTCGACGACCCGGCTGACGTTCACCCGTGGGCAGGTGCAGCTTTCACTGAAAGCCTTGCAGGAAGATCCACTCGTGCAGTTCGCTGA
- a CDS encoding S1 RNA-binding domain-containing protein, producing the protein MQLSLKALQEDPLVQFADRVGDQLSGSVIKVVPFGVFVRVAPGIAGLLHQSDLTREPAWGETVPVTIVEVDRPQRRVRLKPALGR; encoded by the coding sequence GTGCAGCTTTCACTGAAAGCCTTGCAGGAAGATCCACTCGTGCAGTTCGCTGATCGAGTAGGTGATCAGCTTTCCGGTTCAGTCATCAAGGTAGTGCCCTTCGGTGTATTCGTCCGCGTCGCGCCCGGTATCGCGGGGCTCCTTCACCAGTCGGACCTGACCCGGGAGCCGGCATGGGGAGAGACGGTTCCCGTCACGATCGTCGAGGTGGACCGGCCTCAACGGCGAGTGCGGCTCAAACCCGCCCTCGGACGCTGA
- a CDS encoding VOC family protein, protein MLRLTDFIIDCPDTMKLAGFYSEVTGRPVKAGSHEEWAGIQFGEIEMAFIRVEDYRAPQWPDSEHPKQFHLDFEVDDIEAEQSRILALGATLKRDSVGPDGYGFRVYTDPIGHPFCLCRNKGVIWTDQGLIWPVRD, encoded by the coding sequence GTGCTGCGACTCACGGATTTCATCATCGACTGTCCGGACACGATGAAGCTGGCAGGCTTTTACTCCGAGGTGACGGGCCGCCCGGTCAAGGCGGGCAGCCACGAGGAATGGGCCGGTATCCAGTTCGGTGAGATCGAGATGGCCTTCATCCGCGTGGAGGACTACCGCGCCCCGCAGTGGCCCGACAGTGAGCACCCCAAGCAGTTCCACCTCGACTTCGAAGTCGACGATATCGAGGCGGAACAGAGCCGGATCCTAGCCCTCGGTGCGACCCTGAAGCGGGACTCCGTCGGCCCCGACGGCTACGGCTTCCGCGTCTACACCGACCCCATCGGCCACCCCTTCTGCCTCTGCCGCAACAAGGGTGTCATCTGGACCGACCAGGGCCTTATCTGGCCCGTACGCGACTGA
- a CDS encoding oxidoreductase: MDDAYIGAMTVGMMETGRVWLITGASAGFGRELVLAALAAGDRVMATARQPQQLDHFIAVGGSRVRTAPLDVTDDAQVSAAVERTIAEFGRIDVLVNNAGHGSVGAVEELDLADLRALMDVMFFGAVAVTKAVLPHLRAQRSGAIIQLSSMGGQLSMPGFGAYCSAKFALEGLSEALAAEVAPFGIRVLIVEPGAFRTEFGGHRMHRSRIIEEYAVSTGSTRAAVDAMDGTQPGDPAKAALAILEVLDSAEPPLRLALGNDAVDHIAAHHELLRTDLASWEKLSRSTDLG, translated from the coding sequence ATGGACGACGCATATATAGGAGCGATGACGGTGGGGATGATGGAGACAGGCCGGGTGTGGCTGATCACCGGTGCCTCGGCCGGCTTCGGCCGAGAGTTGGTGTTGGCGGCCCTCGCGGCTGGCGACCGTGTGATGGCCACCGCGCGCCAACCGCAGCAGCTGGACCATTTCATCGCCGTCGGAGGAAGTCGAGTGCGGACGGCGCCGCTGGATGTCACCGACGATGCGCAGGTAAGTGCCGCGGTCGAGCGGACGATCGCCGAGTTCGGCCGGATCGACGTGCTGGTGAACAACGCAGGCCATGGCAGCGTCGGCGCCGTCGAGGAGCTCGATCTTGCTGATCTACGAGCCTTGATGGATGTGATGTTCTTCGGTGCTGTCGCGGTGACCAAAGCCGTCCTGCCGCACCTACGCGCCCAGCGCAGCGGAGCGATCATCCAGCTCAGCTCGATGGGCGGGCAGTTGAGCATGCCGGGGTTCGGGGCGTACTGCTCGGCGAAGTTCGCGCTTGAAGGACTGTCCGAGGCACTGGCAGCGGAGGTTGCACCGTTCGGGATCCGCGTATTGATCGTGGAGCCAGGAGCGTTTCGAACCGAATTCGGCGGCCACCGGATGCACCGGTCGCGAATCATTGAGGAATACGCCGTGTCAACGGGGTCCACCCGTGCCGCGGTCGACGCCATGGACGGCACCCAGCCCGGCGACCCGGCCAAGGCGGCCCTGGCCATTTTGGAGGTTCTCGACAGCGCTGAGCCGCCACTGCGGCTGGCACTCGGCAACGACGCAGTCGATCACATCGCCGCCCACCACGAACTACTGCGCACTGACTTGGCAAGCTGGGAAAAGCTCAGCCGCTCGACAGATCTGGGCTGA
- a CDS encoding LysR family transcriptional regulator — MTIELRQLRYFVAVAEHLNFSRAAQHLNLAQQSLSQQIRALERGLGVRLFDRDTRGTRLTGAGKVFLPEARAVLARFDTAVGVVQRADRGEIGRLNLAFLTSTANYMLPPVVRAMRERVPDLELATYNVPIDELVAGIRSGRFDAAFTRPPLVADLATRVLAVEPVCAVLPAGHPLATRDVLHLSDLAAENWVLTPRESWPPWHAKYDQDFTGAGFTPRVVQRSAGVPNLLGLVAAGVGVTRLARSARSIRRTGVVFVPLADDHAETVIAWMPAREGPALRNLLDVTATLTGTTDLTSEG, encoded by the coding sequence GTGACCATCGAGTTGCGGCAGCTGCGATACTTTGTCGCCGTGGCCGAGCACCTCAACTTCAGCCGCGCCGCGCAACACCTGAACCTGGCTCAACAATCGCTGTCGCAGCAGATCCGAGCCCTCGAGCGAGGCCTCGGTGTGCGCCTGTTCGACCGCGACACCCGCGGCACCCGGCTGACCGGCGCCGGAAAGGTGTTCCTGCCCGAAGCGCGCGCCGTCCTCGCCCGCTTCGACACCGCCGTCGGCGTGGTGCAACGCGCTGACCGGGGTGAGATCGGCCGCCTCAACCTGGCATTTCTTACCTCGACTGCCAACTACATGCTGCCGCCGGTCGTGCGAGCCATGCGTGAGCGCGTGCCCGACCTCGAACTGGCGACCTACAACGTGCCGATCGATGAACTCGTCGCCGGCATACGCAGCGGGCGTTTCGACGCCGCGTTCACCCGTCCGCCCCTGGTTGCCGACCTAGCGACCCGAGTACTGGCTGTCGAACCGGTCTGCGCGGTGCTACCCGCCGGGCACCCACTTGCCACCCGTGACGTACTGCACCTGTCCGACCTCGCCGCCGAAAACTGGGTACTCACCCCACGAGAGTCGTGGCCGCCTTGGCACGCCAAGTATGACCAGGACTTCACCGGCGCCGGATTCACCCCCCGGGTGGTCCAACGCTCCGCTGGCGTGCCAAATCTGCTCGGCCTCGTCGCCGCAGGCGTCGGAGTGACCCGCCTCGCCCGTTCAGCCCGCAGCATCCGACGCACCGGGGTCGTATTCGTTCCGCTGGCCGACGACCACGCCGAGACTGTCATTGCATGGATGCCCGCCCGCGAAGGACCGGCACTACGGAACCTCCTCGACGTCACCGCTACCTTGACCGGAACCACCGACCTCACATCCGAGGGCTGA
- a CDS encoding Pr6Pr family membrane protein: MKSRIWHGTLAGVVLVSLIIQLTLTATDTAPHAGPQIAEPAVTRFVRLFSYFTIQSNLLLLAAVTGLALNPRRDGRLWRVIRLDALLGIVITGIVYATILAGQVELHGAAWLSNFGFHYFAPWAALLGWLIFGPRPRIDGRTLAWAAVWPALWIGYTLAHGAATDWYPYPFSDVSLNGYPAVLLNLGAVVLLAALIAAVLRLLDTRLPFGSPVVPEADVLEVPHPRAGAETVVERGSGAGS, encoded by the coding sequence GTGAAGTCTCGGATATGGCACGGCACCCTGGCCGGCGTCGTCCTCGTCTCGCTGATCATCCAGCTGACGCTGACCGCCACCGACACCGCACCCCACGCCGGTCCGCAGATCGCCGAACCTGCCGTCACCCGGTTCGTCAGGCTGTTCAGCTACTTCACGATCCAGAGCAATCTGCTGCTGCTCGCCGCCGTCACCGGCCTGGCCCTGAACCCGCGCCGCGACGGCCGGCTGTGGCGGGTGATCCGCTTGGACGCGCTGCTCGGCATCGTCATCACCGGCATCGTCTACGCCACCATCCTGGCCGGCCAGGTCGAACTGCACGGCGCGGCGTGGCTGTCCAACTTCGGCTTCCACTACTTCGCCCCCTGGGCCGCCCTGCTCGGCTGGCTGATCTTCGGCCCGCGCCCGCGCATCGACGGCCGCACCCTGGCCTGGGCGGCGGTCTGGCCCGCCCTGTGGATCGGCTACACGCTGGCGCACGGCGCGGCCACCGACTGGTACCCGTACCCGTTCTCCGACGTCTCTCTCAACGGCTATCCGGCGGTGCTGCTGAACCTCGGCGCGGTCGTGCTGCTGGCGGCGTTGATCGCCGCCGTGTTGCGCTTGCTCGACACCCGCCTGCCGTTCGGTTCACCGGTTGTGCCGGAGGCTGACGTTCTCGAGGTGCCGCATCCGCGTGCCGGCGCGGAGACGGTCGTGGAACGGGGGAGTGGAGCGGGCAGCTGA
- a CDS encoding cell wall metabolism sensor histidine kinase WalK, with the protein MPRPTELSLRARLLLVSVAGLALGLIAGGVLLVAALGFAQNRAVQTETLETARGVKRLVDQGSLTNPIPVTPGVQVQVIDDEGRVRAVSATADRLVPILYPDEIRDLPDGDGMKIQGNRIGYDGEARVVKLSAGPPTDPLIVLVARSTDELRQSVHLLRITLLVLFPLLVALLAAGVWRALGAALRPVDALRAGAEEITGGSRAGRLPVPDSKDEVHRLAVTLNDMLHRLDAGRARQRAFVADAAHELRSPLTNMRTELEVAQHLPDDTDWPALTEDLLADVQRLSRLVDDLLLLARSDEGVRATGRGTEVLDLGELVAQTAERYPDVEVVEPGGPLPLTGEPDALARVVANLLDNAVRHRSSKVLISTARSGGELLLVVTDDGPGIPAADRDRVFQRFTRLDDGRARDAGGSGLGLAIVRELVRRHGGTVTLGDAGPGLEVTIRLPASSPPPG; encoded by the coding sequence ATGCCCCGGCCGACTGAGCTCAGCCTCCGGGCACGACTGCTCCTCGTCTCCGTCGCCGGCCTGGCGCTCGGGCTGATCGCCGGTGGTGTGCTGCTGGTCGCGGCACTCGGCTTCGCCCAGAACCGGGCCGTGCAGACCGAGACGCTGGAGACCGCGCGGGGCGTGAAGCGCCTGGTGGACCAGGGCTCGCTGACCAATCCGATCCCGGTGACGCCGGGCGTTCAGGTCCAGGTCATCGACGATGAAGGCCGGGTGCGGGCGGTGTCCGCCACGGCTGACCGCCTCGTACCGATCCTCTATCCCGATGAGATCCGGGACCTGCCGGACGGCGACGGGATGAAGATCCAGGGCAACCGCATCGGGTACGACGGAGAAGCCCGTGTGGTGAAGCTGAGCGCCGGGCCCCCGACCGACCCGCTGATCGTGCTGGTCGCGCGCTCCACCGACGAGCTGCGGCAGAGTGTCCACCTGCTGCGGATCACCCTGCTCGTGCTCTTCCCGCTGCTCGTGGCGCTGCTCGCGGCCGGCGTGTGGCGGGCCCTCGGCGCGGCCCTGCGCCCGGTCGACGCGCTGCGCGCCGGCGCCGAGGAGATCACCGGTGGCTCCCGGGCCGGCCGGCTGCCGGTGCCGGACTCGAAGGACGAGGTGCATCGCCTCGCCGTCACACTCAACGACATGCTGCACCGCCTCGACGCCGGCCGGGCCCGGCAGCGGGCGTTCGTCGCCGACGCCGCGCACGAGCTGCGCAGCCCGCTCACGAACATGCGCACCGAACTCGAAGTGGCGCAGCACCTGCCGGACGACACCGACTGGCCGGCACTCACCGAGGATCTGCTCGCCGACGTGCAACGCCTCTCCCGTCTCGTCGACGACCTGCTGCTGCTGGCCCGTTCCGACGAGGGTGTGCGAGCGACCGGTCGCGGCACCGAGGTCCTGGATCTCGGAGAGCTCGTCGCCCAGACCGCGGAACGCTATCCGGACGTCGAAGTGGTCGAGCCGGGCGGGCCGCTGCCGCTGACCGGGGAGCCGGACGCCTTGGCCAGGGTGGTGGCGAATCTGCTCGACAACGCCGTACGCCATCGCTCCTCGAAGGTCTTGATCTCGACTGCCCGGTCCGGCGGCGAACTGCTGCTGGTGGTGACCGACGACGGGCCCGGCATCCCGGCAGCCGACCGGGACCGGGTGTTCCAGCGCTTCACCCGGCTCGACGACGGACGCGCCCGCGACGCCGGCGGCTCCGGTCTCGGCCTGGCGATCGTCCGCGAGCTGGTGCGCCGGCACGGGGGGACGGTGACCCTCGGCGATGCCGGCCCCGGCCTCGAAGTGACCATCCGGCTGCCCGCGTCCTCACCCCCTCCGGGTTAG
- a CDS encoding response regulator transcription factor, which translates to MRLLVVEDEARLAAALRRGLQAEGFAVDVANDGQDGLEMARHGGYDAMILDVMLPRLSGYRVVRQLREERHWLPVLMLSAKDGEYDQADGLDCGADDYLTKPFSYVVLLARLRALLRRGAQARPVNLTFGDVELDPAERRVLVAGEEVTLTAREFALLEYLMRRPGQVVSKTELLDHVWDASMETAPNAVEVYAGYLRRKIGRERLETVRGAGYRLAVAVGSDAPAD; encoded by the coding sequence GTGCGGTTGCTGGTGGTGGAGGACGAAGCCCGGCTCGCTGCCGCTCTGCGGCGGGGCCTGCAGGCCGAGGGGTTCGCGGTCGACGTGGCGAACGACGGGCAGGACGGCCTCGAGATGGCCCGCCACGGCGGGTACGACGCGATGATCTTGGATGTGATGCTGCCGCGCCTGTCCGGTTACCGGGTGGTGCGGCAGCTGCGCGAGGAGCGGCATTGGCTTCCGGTGCTGATGCTCTCCGCGAAGGACGGCGAATACGACCAGGCCGATGGACTGGATTGCGGCGCTGACGACTATCTGACCAAGCCTTTCTCGTACGTCGTGCTGCTCGCCCGTCTCCGGGCTCTGCTCCGTCGTGGGGCACAGGCCCGTCCGGTCAACCTGACCTTCGGTGACGTCGAACTGGACCCCGCCGAGCGCCGCGTCCTGGTCGCCGGCGAGGAGGTGACGCTCACGGCACGCGAGTTCGCCCTGCTGGAGTACCTGATGCGGCGGCCCGGCCAGGTCGTCTCCAAGACCGAGCTGCTCGACCACGTCTGGGACGCCTCGATGGAGACCGCGCCGAACGCCGTCGAGGTGTACGCCGGCTACCTGCGCCGCAAGATCGGGCGGGAGCGGCTGGAGACGGTCCGCGGCGCCGGTTATCGCCTAGCTGTCGCTGTCGGTTCCGATGCCCCGGCCGACTGA
- a CDS encoding intradiol ring-cleavage dioxygenase — MAMYEGRPLPRPEEELVDQGLGFDLGTMARRRQVLRAFGLGAVALGLGACGDGDGDGDGDGDDSPAVTTSESNTVGEIPDETAGPYPGDGSNGPNVLTESGVVRSDIRSSFGDSTTTAEGVPMTLTLDIKDLANSGAAFANVAVYVWHCNRAGEYSLYSEGITNENYLRGVQIADSAGRVTFTSIFPACYSGRWPHIHFEIYPSQADITDAANAIATSQVAMPQAACETVYATSGYEDSVTNLAQVSLDSDNVFGEDSGAGQLATVSGDVTAGFAVSLVVGVDTTTTPTGGQLSGDGAPSGAPMGSGGPGGPPPSGP; from the coding sequence ATGGCCATGTACGAAGGGCGTCCCCTGCCGCGGCCCGAGGAGGAACTGGTCGACCAGGGCCTCGGCTTCGACCTCGGGACGATGGCACGGCGGCGGCAGGTCCTCCGGGCGTTCGGCCTGGGTGCGGTGGCCCTCGGACTGGGGGCGTGCGGCGACGGCGACGGCGACGGCGACGGCGACGGCGACGATTCTCCGGCGGTGACCACCTCGGAATCCAACACCGTCGGCGAGATCCCGGACGAGACGGCCGGGCCGTACCCGGGCGACGGCTCGAACGGGCCCAACGTGCTGACCGAGAGCGGCGTGGTGCGCAGCGACATCCGGTCCAGCTTCGGCGACTCCACCACCACGGCGGAGGGGGTGCCGATGACGCTCACCCTGGACATCAAGGATCTGGCGAACAGCGGCGCGGCCTTCGCGAACGTGGCGGTCTACGTCTGGCACTGCAACCGGGCCGGCGAGTACTCCCTCTACTCCGAGGGGATCACGAACGAGAACTACCTGCGGGGCGTGCAGATCGCCGACAGCGCCGGGCGGGTGACGTTCACCAGCATCTTCCCGGCCTGCTACTCCGGCCGGTGGCCGCACATCCACTTCGAGATCTACCCGAGCCAGGCGGACATCACCGACGCGGCGAACGCGATCGCCACCTCGCAGGTCGCGATGCCGCAGGCGGCCTGCGAGACGGTCTACGCGACCAGCGGGTACGAGGACTCGGTCACCAACCTCGCGCAGGTCTCGCTGGACAGCGACAACGTGTTCGGCGAGGACTCCGGCGCCGGCCAGCTCGCCACCGTCAGCGGGGATGTGACGGCGGGGTTCGCCGTGTCGCTGGTGGTCGGCGTGGACACGACGACGACGCCCACCGGCGGGCAGTTGAGCGGGGACGGGGCGCCGAGTGGCGCGCCGATGGGTTCCGGCGGTCCGGGAGGGCCGCCGCCGTCCGGGCCGTGA
- a CDS encoding sigma-E factor regulatory protein RseB domain-containing protein, giving the protein MSVFRSRPALRWLVPSAAAVAVIGGGAAAGTIVASADPALPERSAAQLLVDLQGADPEGFSGTVVQSTDLGLPGVAGLLKNIEGGGLTSLVSGSNTARVWYAGEDKQRFALLGTDGQTDVIHNANDVWIWKSSDNTGTHVTLPKDVTDAQKQALPSSVPSTPQEAADAALAAIDGSTKVTTTGAAEVAGRDAYELVLSPKDTNSLVGQVRLAIDAAEHIPLRVDVYAKNATKPAVRVAFEQVSFTVPDAQQFTFNPPPGADIEQVTPSADKIEQHAKEAEAEAKAPELADAEGVKVIGEGWTTIVTGKLPASLDEITTEAKKESAGNADAGQMVEGLLGTLEPVSGSWGSGRLLSGSLFTALITDDGRVFAGAVTPEALYAVA; this is encoded by the coding sequence GTGTCCGTGTTCAGGTCAAGGCCGGCGTTGCGCTGGCTCGTTCCGTCGGCCGCCGCGGTGGCGGTCATCGGGGGCGGCGCGGCGGCCGGGACAATCGTCGCGAGCGCCGACCCGGCGCTGCCGGAGCGCTCCGCCGCACAGTTGCTGGTGGATCTCCAGGGCGCCGATCCGGAGGGTTTCTCCGGCACCGTCGTGCAGAGCACCGACCTCGGGCTCCCCGGCGTCGCCGGGCTGCTGAAGAACATCGAGGGCGGCGGTCTCACCAGCCTGGTGTCCGGCAGCAACACGGCCCGGGTGTGGTACGCCGGTGAGGACAAGCAGCGGTTCGCCCTGCTCGGCACCGACGGCCAGACCGACGTGATCCACAACGCGAACGACGTGTGGATCTGGAAGAGCAGCGACAACACCGGCACGCACGTGACGCTGCCGAAGGACGTGACGGACGCCCAGAAGCAGGCACTGCCGAGCAGCGTCCCGTCCACGCCGCAGGAGGCCGCCGACGCCGCACTCGCAGCGATCGACGGCAGCACCAAGGTCACCACGACCGGCGCGGCCGAGGTGGCCGGGCGCGACGCCTACGAGCTGGTGCTCAGCCCGAAGGACACGAACTCGCTGGTCGGCCAGGTCCGGCTGGCGATCGACGCGGCGGAGCACATCCCGCTGCGGGTCGACGTCTACGCGAAGAACGCCACGAAGCCGGCCGTCCGGGTGGCCTTCGAGCAGGTCAGCTTCACCGTTCCGGACGCTCAGCAGTTCACCTTCAACCCGCCGCCCGGCGCCGACATCGAGCAGGTCACGCCGTCGGCCGACAAGATCGAGCAGCACGCGAAGGAAGCCGAGGCCGAGGCCAAGGCACCCGAGCTCGCCGACGCCGAGGGCGTCAAGGTGATCGGCGAGGGCTGGACCACGATCGTCACCGGCAAGCTCCCGGCCTCGCTCGACGAGATCACCACGGAAGCGAAGAAGGAGTCGGCGGGCAACGCCGACGCCGGCCAGATGGTCGAGGGCCTGCTCGGCACGCTGGAGCCGGTCAGCGGCTCCTGGGGTAGCGGCCGCCTGCTCAGCGGCTCCCTCTTCACCGCCCTGATCACCGATGACGGCCGGGTCTTCGCGGGCGCGGTCACGCCGGAGGCGCTCTACGCGGTCGCATGA
- a CDS encoding DUF4287 domain-containing protein gives MTEPVKGPASYFPSIEKKYGKPIAHWKDLIRTSPLTRHGELVTFLKTEHGLGHGHANALVAHTLAEPKS, from the coding sequence ATGACTGAACCTGTGAAGGGCCCCGCCAGCTACTTCCCCTCGATCGAGAAGAAGTACGGCAAGCCGATCGCGCACTGGAAGGATCTCATCCGCACGTCGCCGCTGACCCGGCACGGCGAACTGGTGACCTTCCTGAAGACCGAGCACGGCCTGGGCCACGGCCACGCCAACGCCCTGGTGGCACACACCCTGGCCGAGCCGAAGAGCTGA
- a CDS encoding phosphatase PAP2 family protein, with translation MTVAERSPEVARPGLLSALRELALVAALFMVYKVGRLAADGHVDEAFRNARTVWDVERWLRLPSEVSVQHALLDWRALIEVANTYYAYVHFPATAACLIWLYLYRPAHYRWTRNVLTLLTGTALLVHFVIPLAPPRMLTGTGMLDLGHVYGPAVYGDPQTDHLSNQYAAMPSLHFGWALVVAVALMTAIGGRHRALWLLHPAITLLVIVATGNHYWLDAMAAALLTAGAYRLLRAHRPADPEPAPIPRQRTDEFPCRRRSAVHD, from the coding sequence ATGACGGTTGCTGAGCGATCCCCCGAAGTGGCCAGGCCGGGCCTGCTCTCGGCACTGCGCGAGCTGGCGCTGGTGGCGGCCCTGTTCATGGTCTACAAGGTGGGCCGGCTGGCCGCGGACGGTCACGTCGACGAGGCCTTCCGCAACGCCCGCACGGTCTGGGACGTGGAACGCTGGCTGCGCCTGCCCAGCGAGGTGAGCGTCCAGCACGCGCTGCTCGACTGGCGGGCGCTGATCGAGGTGGCGAACACCTATTACGCGTACGTCCACTTCCCGGCGACCGCGGCCTGCCTGATCTGGCTCTACCTCTACCGCCCGGCCCACTACCGCTGGACCCGCAACGTCCTGACGCTGCTGACCGGCACCGCCCTGCTGGTGCACTTCGTGATCCCGCTGGCACCGCCGCGGATGCTCACCGGCACCGGCATGCTCGACCTGGGCCACGTCTACGGCCCGGCCGTCTACGGCGACCCGCAGACCGACCACCTCTCCAACCAGTACGCGGCGATGCCCTCCCTGCACTTCGGCTGGGCCCTGGTCGTGGCGGTGGCCCTGATGACGGCGATCGGCGGCCGTCACCGTGCCCTGTGGCTGCTGCACCCGGCGATCACCCTGCTGGTGATCGTGGCGACCGGAAACCACTACTGGCTGGACGCCATGGCGGCGGCCCTGCTGACAGCGGGCGCGTACCGGTTGCTGCGCGCCCACCGCCCCGCCGACCCCGAGCCGGCGCCGATTCCCCGCCAGCGCACCGATGAGTTTCCGTGCCGGCGCCGGTCTGCCGTGCATGACTGA